Below is a genomic region from Candidatus Latescibacterota bacterium.
GTCCTGAAACCGGGATCGACCGCCAGGACTCTCTTCTCTCCGAGAGGAGGAGCAAGAAGAAGTTCCCTGAGGTTTTCGGCGAATACTTTGACAGCCTCTTCGTCCGCTCTCTCTTTCAATGCGTTTCTCATCTCGGAAGCCATCGAGAGCGACAGAAGTCGTCGATAGCTGTCCCTGACCGCAGTGGCCACCTCGTTTGAGGCCGGCACGTCCGCTGTCACGAATCTCCTGAGCAGGAGTCTCTCTGCGTCTTCCTGGGGAGGAGCAATCGTCAGGCGGAGGAATTTTTCCTTTTCTCCCCTCATCATGGCCAGCACTCGATGCGAGGGCACCGTATCACACGGCTCGTCCCATTCAAAATAATCCCTGAACTTCGCGCCGCTCTCTTCCATCCCTCTGGCCACCCGCGCACTGATCGATCCCTTGACTCTGAAAAGATTCCTGAGGTCTCCCCTTGCGTCCGAGTCTTCACTGACCACTTCGGCGATAATATCTCGCGCGCCAGCCAGTGCATCATCAATCGACTCGACACCCTTTTCTTCATCTATATACGCAACAGCTTCCTCAGCAGGTTCTATGGGGGAATCCGTCTCCTGGGCAAGTATCATCATCGCGAGCGGCTCGAGGCCTTTTTCCCTGGCTATCATCGCTCTCGTCCGCCTCTTTGGCCTGAACGGCAGATATATATCTTCGAGCTCGGTCATCGTGGAAGCTGCCCTGATGCGGACCGCTAGTTCTTCACTGAGAAGCTCTCTCTCCTCGAGGGATGAGATGATAGCTTCCCGTCGTTTCTCAAGGAGAGTCAACTGCCCGAGCCTGTCGCGAATCGATGTGATTGCCACTTCATCCAGGGATCCAGTCGATTCCTTTCTGTATCTTGCGATAAACGGAATCGTGGCGCCCTCTTCAAGAAGTTTCTCTACGGCCCTCACACCCCCGATAACTATACCGAGTTCATCCGCTATTATTTGTGAGAAGGCCATTACCACTCCATCTTCATCTGTTACTGAATCAGACTGGAATCAGCGAATTCTATGGTCGCAAGATCCTTCAGAGCGGCTACATATTTCTCCACTTCCGCCTGTTTGTTCATCCCGTCAAGATACTGGACGATCTCATCTTTCACTGTTTCAAAGGGAGTCATGGTCGATTCGCTCTTTTCAGTGACCTTGATAACATGATAACCGAACCGGGTCTCGACGATCTCGCTGATCTCTCCTGTGGAGAGAGCGAATGCGGCATCATCAAATGGTTTTACCATCTGTCCACGACCAAAGAAACCAAGGTCCCCGCCATTGCTCGAACTGGGGCAATCGGAATTCTCAGAAGCCAGAGTGGCAAAGTCTGCACCCTCATCGATTTTGGACTTCAACTGGGCCAGCCTGTTTCTCTTGTCGGACTTGATCGCGTCTGTATCCTCGGGAGCCACCTTGATGAGGATATGGCTTGCTTTTATCTGTTCGGGCTTTGCGAAACGATCCGTGTTCGAATCGTAGAACTCCCTAGCCTGCACTTCGCCAGCACCTGTCAGGTTTGCGGTGATCTTTTCCATCAAGGTCTCGATCATTATCGTGTATCTGATCTCTATATTGAAAGCTTCCATCGTCAGGCCGCTGGACTCGAGCTGATTCGTAAAAGCTTCTTCAGTGTCGAAGTTGCTCTTTATCTGATCGATTCTTCCAGCAATATCCTCATCCGTCGCCGGAATATTGTCCCTTTCAGCGGCCCCTCTGAGCAATGTCCTGTTGATGATGTTGTTGACTGCCTGCTGCTTGACTGCAGATGCCATCGACTGCATCTGATCGGGGCTGACGCGGCCACCCATCTGCTGCATCATGAGCCTGACTTCGTGATCGATCTCGCCTCCGGTTATCTCCTTGCCGTTGACGGTGATAGCAACTCCCCCTGCACCGGCTTCAACCGCAGCACTGGTATTGGTGGTCGTTTCCCCATCCTGCTCCGACTTCTCGCCACAGCCCTGGAATATGAGGGCCGGAATAATCATCGCCATAACAGCTGTTGATATTCTTTTCATTCTACTTTCCTTCCCAAATAGTCACCGGTCCACTGAAACCGGATCGATCCATTGAAATAATACAACCGGAATCAGCGATATACCGGCTTGAATTGTGTCCGGTAAATCTAACATCCAGAGAACCATAAGTCCAGTTATCAGATAGTAAAATGCCGGACGCTGGAAGCGCCCGGCATTATTGATCAGGTACCTGCTCCGGCTCGCTCGAAAAAGAACATGCCGGACAGTCTGTCGATATCTTTTATACGATACCCTGGTCGATCATCGAATCGGCGATCTTGATGAAACCGGCGACGTTGGCGCCGTTCACGTAGTTGATGTAATCGCCTTCCTTGCCATACTCGACACACTGCTCGTGAATGGCCTGCATGATGCCGAGAAGCTTGGCGTCTACTTCCTCACGACTCCAGCTGAGACGCAGGGAGTTCTGAGACATCTCAAGACCGGAAGTTGCCACTCCACCGGCGTTGGCAGCTTTGCCCAGACCGTACATGACCTTGTTCTCGAGATAGACTTCGATGGCTTCCGGCTCGCTGGGCATGTTCGCGCCCTCGGAGACCAGGAAACAACCGTTTTTGACGAGTTCTTTCGCATCATCGACATTGATCTCGTTCTGCGTGGCGCTCGGGAGAGCGACATCACATTTGACGAACCAGGGACGTTTGCCCTCGTGGTATTCGCACTTGAACTCGTCGGCGTATTCCTTGATACGACCACGCTTGACGTTTTTGAGCTCCATGACCCACGCCAGCTTGTCGCGATCGATTCCTTCGGGATCGTGAATCGTTCCGGCGGAATCGGACATGGTAACTACCTTTGCGCCGAGGTCGAGGCATTTCTCGGTGGCATACTGTGCGACGTTACCCGATCCGGATACCGTGCAGACCTTGCCTTCCAGAGAGTCGCCCTTGACCTTGAGCATCTCCTGCGCGAAATAGACCTGTCCATAACCTGTGGCTTCTGGACGGATGCGACTTCCACCCCAGTTGCGGCCCTTTCCGGTGAGAACACCGGTGAATTCGTTTGTGAGTTTCTTGTACTGACCGAACATGAAACCGATCTCCCTGCCGCCAACGCCGATATCACCAGCGGGGACGTCGGTGTTCGGGCCGATGTGGCGAAAGAGTTCACTCATGAGGGACTGGCAGAAACGCATGACTTCGCCATCAGATTTGCCTTTAGGATCGAAGTCGGATCCACCCTTGCCGCCACCCATCGGAAGCGTAGTAAGTGAATTCTTGAATACCTGCTCAAAGGCCAGGAACTTCAACATGCCAAGATATACGGTCGGATGGAAACGCATACCACCCTTATACGGACCGATAGCGCTGTTCATCTCTACACGGAATCCTCTGTTTACCTGGATCTCACCCTTGTCATCTACCCAGGGCACACGGAACATGATCACGCGTTCCGGCTCCGCTATCCTCTCAAGGATCCTGTACTTTGAATATTTCGGGTTTTTCTTGATGAATGGCATCAGTGAGTCGGCGACTTCCAATACAGCCTGATGAAATTCAGGCTGATGAGGGTCTCTGGCTTTAATATAATCCATGAACGCAGTAACGTCGGACATCCGGGCCTCCTTCTGCTGGCTTACGCCAGGTGCAAGAACTGGGAACTGATTGACTGTGACAAATTGCTTCCTGTGCAGATGCTCGGTGAATCCCCGGCAAGTGTCGCAGGGACATATGAATATAGACTAATCAGGTATTTTGTCAAGATGATAATTCCGTTATAGTGGTTATCCAGTAACGCATTGCGTTGCTGTCAGTTACGCTGCCACAATGAGACTTTTCCTTTTATATAAAATAATTGTTGAAACTGCGTATAATGACTATATATTTAAGCGTTGAAATAAATATGCTTCAATCAACTGTTTTACTTTTTTCAGGTTTAACCCGAGGTGATCGAATGATTATCGGAGTACCGAAAGAGATCAAGAAGGACGAATATCGTGTCGCCCTCCTTCCGGTCGGCGCGGAAACGCTGACAAAGATGGGACACACCGTCCTTATCGAGAAGAATGCTGGTGTAGGAAGTGGTTTCGAGGACGCCGAATACAAGGCCGCCGGCGCAAAGATAATCCCCACCGCAAAGGCCGTGTTCGCCAAGGCTGATATGATCATCAAGGTCAAGGAGCCCCAGCCCGTCGAAGTGAAAATGATCCGTAAGGACCAGATCATTTTCACATATTTCCATTTTGCGGCCGCCCGCGCGCTTACTGTCGGAATGGCCAAGACCGGAGCCATCTCTATCGCCTATGAGACGATGGAAGAGATGGACGGCACCCTTCCTCTCCTCACTCCGATGAGTGAAGTCGCTGGCCGCATGGCGACCCAGGAAGGAGCCAAATACCTCGAGCGTCCGATGGGCGGTCTTGGAATGCTCCTCGGTGGAGTCCCCGGTGTCACTCCGGCACATGTCACCATACTGGGCGGCGGAGTCGTCGGTACGCACGCTGCCAAGATGGCCGCTGGCCTCGGCGCCAACGTCGTCATCCTGGACCTCGACCTCGAGCGCATGCGTTATCTTGCAGATGTAATGCCGGCTAACGTCACCTTCCTGATGTCGAATCCAGCAAATATCCGTGACGAGATCGCCAAGGCCGACCTTCTTATCGGCGCTGTCCTTATCAAGGGCGCAAAGGCTCCCAAGCTCGTAACTAAAAAGATGCTCAAGTCCATGAAAAACGGTTCGGTCATCGTGGACGTAGCGGTGGATCAGGGCGGCTGTATCGAGACGATCAAGCCGACCACACACTCCAAGCCGACCTATGTCGTCGAGGGCGTCATCCATTACGCCGTAGCAAACATGCCGGGCGCGGTTGCCAGGACATCGACGATCGCACTGACTAACGCCACATTCCCCTACGCTGTCCAGATAGCGAACAAGGGTTATGTGACGGCCGCTCTCGAAAACGAGACGATCTGGACAGGAATCAACATCATCGACGGCAAGATCACCGATCCGGCCGTGGCGCAGGCCTTCAGAATGAAGTACACGCCTCTGGAAGATGTGATCGTATAGGCTTTGCCTTACCGGCCGCTCCCCACAGCGAGCGATCACCGGAAATCTCTAAAGGGGGGGCCTCTGGAGCCTCCCCTTTTTTATTGCATCTCGCCACGTGGTGAAAAAATTAGTGACGCATGATGGATCTGGTCACCACCCGATAAAGGAAGATCCCCTATGAAGGAATCTGACGACTCCATCGAATACCCGATCGACGGCACGCTGGACCTGCACATGTTCGCTCCTTCTGATACGAAAGAACTTATCCCAGCATACCTGGCCGAATGTCTCAGGAAAAATATCTTCCAGGTGAGAATAGTACACGGAAAGGGAACGGGCGCCCTCAGGGAAACGGTCCATTCTATCCTGCGGAAACTCGATATAGTCGATTCATTCGATCTTGCGGGGGAAAGTGGTGGCGGCTGGGGCGCTACCATAGTATCGCTACGCGTGGTTGAAGACTGTCCGGGAGATTAGACCCTGCTACCATTGACAGGATCTACCGACGATCAGGAGATGTGTTCCTTACACCTTTTCCAGTTCAAGCAATCGGGCCTTTATGTCGAGTCCTCCTCCAAACCCGGTCAGGTCTCCGGATTTTCCTATGACCCTGTGGCAAGGCACGATTATCGCGACGGGGTTCCTGTGGTTAGCCCCTCCTACTGCCCTGACAGCCTTCGGGCTGCCCATCCGGATCGCCTGCTCTCCGTAACTGATCGTCTCCCCGTAAGGGATTTTCTGAAGCACCTTCCATGCTCTTTTTTGAAACTCCGTTCCCTCAAGTAAAAGTGGAACATCGAACTCTCTGAGTTCACCCCTGAAATATGCTTCGAGCTGAGATATCACTTCCCTGAAAGCCGACGGGTCTGATCTTCCACTTTTTTCCAGTCCCTGCTTTTCACCGTCGGAAACAAAATGCAATCGGGTGAGCATCCCCTCCCGCTGCTCCAGGAACAGCTCTCCGACGGGGCTGTCAATCAAGGTTATCGTTTTATTAACCATATGGTTATGCCTTTCGTAGATTTCTTCAGTCATTTATAGCATCATAACATAGATCCTGCTTCTGCAAAAACATCATAAAAGCTATCCATCTATCACCGTTCTTTCGCTGAAATCTATAGCATTGAATCGTTCTTTTTATTAAAATGCCCGGGTACCGGTCGATGGCTGAGCGGAAGAGACTTCCAGTGCGGCATCCCGGGCGACCTGATGTTTTCAGCCCCTCTACGAACGGAATAGACGAAATGCCAGATAAGATCGAAAAGAATACCGGTTCCCCAGGAGAGTCTCTGGACTTTATCAGAACGATAATCGAGGAAGACAACACGTACGGCAAGCATGACGGCCGGGTCCACACGAGGTTTCCACCCGAACCGAACGGCTATCTGCATATAGGCCACGCAAAATCGATCTGTCTGAACTTCGGCATAGCCGGGCAGTATAACGGACTCTGCAATCTCCGGTTCGATGATACCAATCCGAGCAGGGAAGATGTCGAATATGTCGACTCGATCATGGAGGATGTCCGCTGGCTGGGATTCGACTGGGATGACAGGCTTTTTTACGCTTCCGATTATTTCGGTCAGTTATACGAATACGGGGTGCAGCTCATAAAGACCGGCAAGGCTTTCATCTGCGATCTCAACGCTGAAGAGGTCCGTGAATACCGCGGCACTCTCACCGAGCCGGGAAAGGAAAGCCCATTCCGCGATCGAAGCATCGAAGAAAACCTCGATCTGTTCGAAAGGATGAAAGCCGGAGAGTTCGAGGATGGATCAAAGACCCTCAGGGCGAAGATAGACATGTCTTCGGGCAACATCAATATGCGCGATCCGGTCACATACAGGATACAGAGGAGTACACATCACAGGACCGGCGACAAATGGTGCATCTACCCGATGTACGATTTCGCTCACTGCTGTTCCGATTCACTCGAGGGTATAACACATTCCATATGTACGCTCGAGTTCGAGGACCACAGGCCCCTGTATGAATGGTACCTCGAGCAGCTCGATATCTTCAGGTCACGCCAGATCGAGTTCGCCAGGCTGAACCTCACATATACGATCATGAGCAAGCGAAAACTACTGCGGCTCGTCGAGGAGGGCCACGTCACAGGCTGGGACGATCCGCTGATGCCCACTATCTCAGGCCTGAGAAGGCGCGGATACACACCCGAATCGATAAGAGCCTTCGCGGATATCATCGGAGTAGCCAAGAGAGACAGCATAGTATCGATAGACCTTCTGAACCATGGCCTGCGCGAGGACCTCAATAAAAGGGCGCCGCGTGTTATGGCTGTCCTGAGACCACTGAAGGTAGTGATCGAGAACTACCCCGAGGACGGCTTCGAAGAGGTCGAGGCGATCATCAATCCCGAAGACCCCTCTGCCGGGACTCGCAGTCTTCCGTTCTCGCGGGAGATCTATATAGAAAGCACCGACTTCATGGAAGACCCTCCACGAAAGTTCTTCCGCCTGGCCCCGGGACGGGAAGTAAGGCTCAAGCACGCCTACTTCATCACATGCAAATCGGTCGTAAAGGACGAAAAGACTGGCGAAGTGATCGAACTGCGCTGCACATACGACCCGGAGACGGGTGGTGGCGAGGCTCCAGACGGCAGGAAGGTCAAAGGGACCCTCCACTGGGTATCCGCCTCCCACGCTCTCGGTGCCACGGTCAGGCTGTACGAGCATCTCTTTACTACCGAGAATCCGGCAGACGCCGAAGAGGGCAAGGATTTCATGGACTACATCAACCCGGAAGCTCTCGAGGTACTCACAGGCTGCAAGGTGGAACCGAGCCTCGCGAAAACTATTCCGCTGGATCATTTCCAGTTTCTCAGACATGGCTATTTCTGTACGGACAGCGATTCGACCGAAGGATCCCTCATCTTTAACAGGACCGTCGGCCTGCGTGACAGCTGGGCAAAGATGCAGAAAAAGAAAACCAAATGACAGGCTCTTCCCCGTAGAAAGGTCACATCTTTGACGAACATGGATAACTTCGATGGCTTCTCTGCCGAGACCATCTCATTTCTGAAGACTGTCCAATCGAAGAACAGCAAAAAATGGTTCGAGGATCATAGACGCGATTATAACGAATATCTTCTCGGCCCGTTACGCGCACTCGTCATGACTCTGTCCCGTTCTGTCATTGGGATCGACTCGAGAATCGAGACTTCACCTACCATCAATCGGACAATTTCGAAGATATTCAGAGACACAAGATTCTCGAAGGATAAATCACTTTTCCGGAATGAAGCCTGGATAAGCTTTAAACGAAAAAGAAAAGACAGGATGACCATCCCCGAATTCTACTTCTATCTCACTCCTGAATCATATGAATACGGCATGGGGTATTACAGTGCAGACCGCGCATCCATGGATCTTTTTCGGAACGCCATCACACAGGCGCCTGCATCATTCAGAAAAACACTCATGTTTGAAAATAACAAAACAATGGACTTCGAACGATTCGAAGACAGATACAAACGTATCATCAGCAACAAAGGCCCGGAAGATCTCCAGGACTGGTACCAAATGAAATCATTCTGTTGCAGGATTAAAAAGCAAAACGACAAGATCCTTTTTGACAGGCAACTGGCTGATGATATCGGAAAAGCCTTCAGCGTTCTGACTCCCCTTTACCTCTTCATCATAAACTGCACAATAGCACAATAGATAGATAAGGATTCGCGTTCGCCGGAAATATGCCGAGCACTCTCCGTCTACTCAAGTAATCCCGCTTCCGGTTTCTGTCCGGTCGCGACCCATCCCCTGAGCATATCGAAAACCCTTCCGGTCTGCTCTGCAGTGAAATTGCAATGCCCTTCAGCTTCCACGTACAACTGTACAAAAAGATCGGCATTATCTTTAAGAGCCGACATCTTCGCGTAGTAACAGGGCACGCAGGTCGGCACGCCCGCATCGTAGGAGGTATGAAGGGCCAGAACGGGATCCTCTATCTCTCCCGTAGCTGTATAGTGCTTCCTGATATATTCGACTGCGCCGGGATCGGCAACATACCTCAAGATCTTATCGTTCAGGCCATCGATCTGTCCAAATCCCATGTAGATCGTTCCAGTATTATCGAACGGGTTGCCCCTTGCCCTCTCTTCCAGCTCTTTCAACAGAAACTGATTCATCGCTATAGTCCCGGCGACATCCTTTTCTCTTATTCCCCAGTGAAGGGCATATTTCGTGGCCATCCCGGGCATGGCATCAAGAGCCTGCTGCACGGCGGCGCGAGGAAGGATCGCGGCTTCCATCAGAGGCCGGTACTCGACAGGCACCTTGTCACCAAATATCGCTTCGAACGTCACGACCATATCGAATACGCGGTCCTTGAAAAAGAACATCGCAGGAGCGAGTGGTCCACACATCGGCATGGCACCATCGTAAGCCTCCGGGTAGATCTCGATTGTGGCAAGAGTGATCAGTCCCCCCATCGAATGGCCGGTTATAAATGTCGAATCCGCACTGCCGTATTGTTTCTGAAAATGGTTTTTGAGTGCTTCGGTCTCACCGACAGCCTGTTCCAGCGCCCATCCCTGACGGGAATAGCCTGACTGTACAAGCGCAAAACCTCTATCTAAAAATACCTGGCCTATATTCTCCGGCATCGGACTCCATGGCCTCCCCGGCATCTTATAGCCATGCGCATACATCACCAATCCTCTGTTCCAGTTCCCGGGTATCTGGATCCTGTACGGAACCCCGTCGAGTGCATCTAGAATATCGACAGCTTCTGTTCCATAGAGGTTAGTTCCAAAAGTTAAGGTCAATGCCAGAATCAGTAAAATAGCTGCACCCATGTTTTTCATTACCGGGATCCTCCTCGATCAATTTGTTCGTATCGCCAACGGATGTCATATTATACAGTTAGTACGATATATGTTAGCCTTTGTTTCTGGAAAAGCTTCCAGGATCATCCAGATTATTGACAAACGAATATATATATGATACCATTATCGGCAACTAGCGGGTACAAGAC
It encodes:
- the gdhA gene encoding NADP-specific glutamate dehydrogenase, producing the protein MSDVTAFMDYIKARDPHQPEFHQAVLEVADSLMPFIKKNPKYSKYRILERIAEPERVIMFRVPWVDDKGEIQVNRGFRVEMNSAIGPYKGGMRFHPTVYLGMLKFLAFEQVFKNSLTTLPMGGGKGGSDFDPKGKSDGEVMRFCQSLMSELFRHIGPNTDVPAGDIGVGGREIGFMFGQYKKLTNEFTGVLTGKGRNWGGSRIRPEATGYGQVYFAQEMLKVKGDSLEGKVCTVSGSGNVAQYATEKCLDLGAKVVTMSDSAGTIHDPEGIDRDKLAWVMELKNVKRGRIKEYADEFKCEYHEGKRPWFVKCDVALPSATQNEINVDDAKELVKNGCFLVSEGANMPSEPEAIEVYLENKVMYGLGKAANAGGVATSGLEMSQNSLRLSWSREEVDAKLLGIMQAIHEQCVEYGKEGDYINYVNGANVAGFIKIADSMIDQGIV
- the ald gene encoding alanine dehydrogenase yields the protein MIIGVPKEIKKDEYRVALLPVGAETLTKMGHTVLIEKNAGVGSGFEDAEYKAAGAKIIPTAKAVFAKADMIIKVKEPQPVEVKMIRKDQIIFTYFHFAAARALTVGMAKTGAISIAYETMEEMDGTLPLLTPMSEVAGRMATQEGAKYLERPMGGLGMLLGGVPGVTPAHVTILGGGVVGTHAAKMAAGLGANVVILDLDLERMRYLADVMPANVTFLMSNPANIRDEIAKADLLIGAVLIKGAKAPKLVTKKMLKSMKNGSVIVDVAVDQGGCIETIKPTTHSKPTYVVEGVIHYAVANMPGAVARTSTIALTNATFPYAVQIANKGYVTAALENETIWTGINIIDGKITDPAVAQAFRMKYTPLEDVIV
- a CDS encoding Smr/MutS family protein, which translates into the protein MKESDDSIEYPIDGTLDLHMFAPSDTKELIPAYLAECLRKNIFQVRIVHGKGTGALRETVHSILRKLDIVDSFDLAGESGGGWGATIVSLRVVEDCPGD
- a CDS encoding peptidylprolyl isomerase, whose translation is MKRISTAVMAMIIPALIFQGCGEKSEQDGETTTNTSAAVEAGAGGVAITVNGKEITGGEIDHEVRLMMQQMGGRVSPDQMQSMASAVKQQAVNNIINRTLLRGAAERDNIPATDEDIAGRIDQIKSNFDTEEAFTNQLESSGLTMEAFNIEIRYTIMIETLMEKITANLTGAGEVQAREFYDSNTDRFAKPEQIKASHILIKVAPEDTDAIKSDKRNRLAQLKSKIDEGADFATLASENSDCPSSSNGGDLGFFGRGQMVKPFDDAAFALSTGEISEIVETRFGYHVIKVTEKSESTMTPFETVKDEIVQYLDGMNKQAEVEKYVAALKDLATIEFADSSLIQ
- a CDS encoding glutamine--tRNA ligase/YqeY domain fusion protein — translated: MPDKIEKNTGSPGESLDFIRTIIEEDNTYGKHDGRVHTRFPPEPNGYLHIGHAKSICLNFGIAGQYNGLCNLRFDDTNPSREDVEYVDSIMEDVRWLGFDWDDRLFYASDYFGQLYEYGVQLIKTGKAFICDLNAEEVREYRGTLTEPGKESPFRDRSIEENLDLFERMKAGEFEDGSKTLRAKIDMSSGNINMRDPVTYRIQRSTHHRTGDKWCIYPMYDFAHCCSDSLEGITHSICTLEFEDHRPLYEWYLEQLDIFRSRQIEFARLNLTYTIMSKRKLLRLVEEGHVTGWDDPLMPTISGLRRRGYTPESIRAFADIIGVAKRDSIVSIDLLNHGLREDLNKRAPRVMAVLRPLKVVIENYPEDGFEEVEAIINPEDPSAGTRSLPFSREIYIESTDFMEDPPRKFFRLAPGREVRLKHAYFITCKSVVKDEKTGEVIELRCTYDPETGGGEAPDGRKVKGTLHWVSASHALGATVRLYEHLFTTENPADAEEGKDFMDYINPEALEVLTGCKVEPSLAKTIPLDHFQFLRHGYFCTDSDSTEGSLIFNRTVGLRDSWAKMQKKKTK
- a CDS encoding methylated-DNA--[protein]-cysteine S-methyltransferase; protein product: MVNKTITLIDSPVGELFLEQREGMLTRLHFVSDGEKQGLEKSGRSDPSAFREVISQLEAYFRGELREFDVPLLLEGTEFQKRAWKVLQKIPYGETISYGEQAIRMGSPKAVRAVGGANHRNPVAIIVPCHRVIGKSGDLTGFGGGLDIKARLLELEKV
- a CDS encoding DUF2461 domain-containing protein → MTNMDNFDGFSAETISFLKTVQSKNSKKWFEDHRRDYNEYLLGPLRALVMTLSRSVIGIDSRIETSPTINRTISKIFRDTRFSKDKSLFRNEAWISFKRKRKDRMTIPEFYFYLTPESYEYGMGYYSADRASMDLFRNAITQAPASFRKTLMFENNKTMDFERFEDRYKRIISNKGPEDLQDWYQMKSFCCRIKKQNDKILFDRQLADDIGKAFSVLTPLYLFIINCTIAQ